From one Trifolium pratense cultivar HEN17-A07 linkage group LG1, ARS_RC_1.1, whole genome shotgun sequence genomic stretch:
- the LOC123901181 gene encoding LEAF RUST 10 DISEASE-RESISTANCE LOCUS RECEPTOR-LIKE PROTEIN KINASE-like 2.4 has product MNQKQPFFFLFSSPLIYSYITLFYFLTRTTLCYCYVYPNFTACEPKTCGNQTIRYPFYIKGTQEPFCGYPGFGLSCNNTIGLPFLNLSNTFYPIHQIFYQSQSLRVSNNAVTYSSDTNKGCLSPNKNLTIPKDIFYLAPNQSEVRLFYGCDSTKLPRTLQRNTIGCSAENETSSVVALYENDKNASFVSKNCRGEVVNATVENYVKGGIEESLRNGFWLNWVASDCTECYNSGGRCGFNSHIYSFRCYCTDRVHAAKCDPVVKSRSVHVTIVASVVGVAFALLIVLVCWFRKKIFPPTFLIFREENPTHQIIEKFLKEHGPLPATRYSYSDIKKITNSFKHKLGQGGYGSVYKGKLPDERMVAVKILSESKGDGEDFINEVASISRTSHVNIVRLLGFCLDGSKKALIYEFMPNGSLEKFIYEEKDPLKNNRQLDCKTLYDITVGVAQGLEYLHKGCNTRILHFDIKPHNILLDDDFCPKISDFGLAKICPRKESIVSIFGMRGTPGYIAPELFSRNFGGVSHKSDVYSYGMMVLEMVGQKKNIKVEVDCSSELYFPHWIYKHLELNQDLGLKCIKNEIDEEMVRKMTVVSLWCIQTDPTHRPAMHKVVEMLEGSLRVLEIPPKPFLSSPLTSSIHLSSETSSIHLLSEIL; this is encoded by the exons ATGAACCAAAAACAAcccttcttctttctcttctcttctcccCTGATTTATTCATACATCACCCTTTTCTATTTTCTTACCAGAACCACTCTATGCTATTGCTATGTATATCCAAATTTTACAGCTTGTGAACCCAAAACATGTGGCAACCAAACAATAAGATACCCTTTCTACATCAAAGGAACACAAGAACCCTTTTGTGGTTACCCTGGTTTTGGTCTCTCTTGTAACAATACTATTGGTCTCCCATTCCTCAATCTTTCTAATACCTTTTACCCAATCCACCAAATTTTCTATCAAAGTCAATCATTAAGAGTGTCCAACAATGCTGTGACATATAGTTCAGACACCAACAAAGGTTGTCTTTCACCTAACAAGAACCTTACTATTCCAAAGGACATCTTCTATCTTGCTCCCAATCAAAGTGAAGTGAGATTGTTCTACGGATGCGACTCAACAAAGCTACCCAGAACGCTGCAAAGGAACACAATTGGTTGCTCTGCAGAAAATGAAACGAGTTCGGTTGTGGCATTATATGAGAATGATAAAAATGCAAGCTTTGTGTCAAAGAATTGCAGGGGTGAGGTGGTGAATGCGACAGTGGAAAATTATGTGAAAGGAGGGATTGAAGAGTCGCTGAGAAATGGGTTTTGGTTGAATTGGGTGGCTAGTGATTGTACTGAGTGCTACAACAGTGGAGGGAGGTGTGGTTTtaattcacatatatatagttTCAGATGTTACTGTACTGATAGAGTTCATGCTGCAAAATGTGATCCAG TCGTGAAGTCCCGATCGGTGCATGTGACAATAG TGGCCTCAGTGGTTGGAGTTGCATTTGCCTTGCTGATTGTCTTAGTTTGTTGGTTTAGGAAAAAGATCTTCCCTCCCACATTTCTTATATTCAGGGAGGAGAATCCAACCCATCAAATTATTgagaagtttttgaaggagcatGGACCTCTTCCAGCTACTAGGTACAGTTATTCAGATAtcaagaaaataacaaattctTTCAAACACAAACTAGGCCAGGGAGGGTATGGAAGTGTATACAAAGGAAAGTTACCCGATGAACGCATGGTTGCAGTGAAGATTTTAAGTGAATCAAAAGGTGATGGTGAAGATTTCATAAATGAAGTTGCGAGTATCAGTAGAACTTCGCATGTCAACATTGTTAGACTTTTGGGGTTTTGTTTGGATGGTTCTAAAAAGGCACTGATATACGAATTCATGCCTAATGGATCACTCGAGAAGTTCATATATGAAGAGAAAGATCCATTAAAGAATAATCGCCAATTGGATTGCAAAACATTATATGATATTACAGTTGGCGTTGCTCAAGGGTTAGAGTACTTGCACAAAGGTTGCAACACTAGAATCTTACATTTTGACATAAAACCCCATAATATATTACTAGATGATGATTTTTGTCCCAAAATTTCAGACTTTGGACTTGCTAAAATATGTCCAAGAAAAGAAAGCATTGTATCCATATTTGGCATGAGGGGAACACCAGGATATATTGCTCCAGAATTGTTCTCCAGAAATTTTGGTGGGGTGTCACATAAATCAGATGTTTATAGTTATGGAATGATGGTTTTAGAAATGGTTGGTCAAAAAAAGAATATCAAAGTTGAAGTTGATTGTTCTAGCGAGTTATATTTTCCACACTGGATTTACAAGCATCTTGAATTGAATCAGGATCTTGGACTCAAGtgtattaaaaatgaaattgatgaaGAAATGGTAAGAAAAATGACAGTGGTGAGTTTATGGTGCATACAAACTGACCCTACGCATCGACCAGCAATGCATAAAGTGGTGGAAATGCTGGAAGGGAGTCTTCGAGTGCTGGAAATACCACCCAAGCCCTTTCTGTCTTCTCCTTTAACATCTTCAATCCATTTATCATCTGAAACATCTTCAATCCATTTATTATCTGAAATATTGTAA